The genomic region CTTTCCTTGACCGGATCTTTATAATTTTTCTATGGTTATCCGCACCCGGTCTCCCGCTTTGAGTGCGTGACCTTTGGGGATATCGACATTGAACCAGAGAGCGCCCGGGTCGTCCTGGGTGGCATCCTGCGACATCAGGCAATCCTTCTGACTGTTGATGTCTGCAACAAATTCAATAGCCGATTCAAACTCGAGAACTTTGGTCATGATATGCAAAAGAAAGATGATGGATTATTAAATGGCACGCGGAGTAACCATCCAGGTCGTGCTGTTCGAATAGCTCCAGCGGATAATGTCAAGTTCTTTGCAGATATCTGCAAGGATTGCCATGTTTGTCCCTACCTCTTTGGGAGACAGCCCAAGGTCTTTTGCAATATATTTTGATTTGAAGTAGTGTTTGCCTTTGGTGATGCCTGAGTTGAGGTACAGGACAATCTTGTGCTGGGTCTCGTTATACTTATCACGAAGATTTTTTGTTGTTGACATGGTGTGCCTCAGCGTTAAAAATTCATATGAACTAATCCATATTTATAAGTATCTGTTTTTCGCGACAATTTTCCTGTCTTTTTTTTTTGTACCGGGCAATAATTTTGACCAGAAAGCATTTATCAGCCCTGCGTGTTGGATGTTTATTTCCAAGACCCCTTCAAATCCCCCTGGGAAGACTCTCATCCGGAAAACAAGCCCTGTTTTTCAAAAAAAGGAGATCATGAGGTTCTCTGGATCTGTGCGTCCGCGATTTTTGCAATCAGCGCTTCGAGCACCACATCGCGCATACCTTCCACGAATTTTATGCTGCCTACCACAAGGTGCCCGCCCCCGCTGATTCCGCCGCCGGGGATCTCGTTTCTGAGTTCCCGCACCATCTTGGGGATGTTCATCAGCACGCCGCGTGAGCGCAGCACGGCAAAGTCCGGGCCAAAGCCAATCGTGACAACCGGCTTTCCGGCATTCTGCCTGCAGAGCCGGTCATGCACCTCACCACTCGTCTTGCCGGGTGGGGGGAACGTGAACTTGTGGGCATGGATCTCCACATCGAGAAGGAAGAGGTTGGCCTCGTTTTTGAGCACCCTCGGGACAACATGGGGCATGGAAGCACTCATCTGGTCCTCGATCATGGTGTTTGCGCCATCAACAAGGAGTGCAACCAGTTTTTTGTGGCGTTCAGTGTTGCCGGTGATGTTGAGGATATCTTTTACGATCTCCCGGCCATCATTGAACCGGAGCCAAAACTGTTCGTAGTCGAGAGCAAGGGCGATGTCCTTGCAGGCATCCTCGGAGTACTGGTCGCGGACAAGGGCAAGGAAGAGCGCCCGCTCGGGGGCCTCGCTCCGGTCCCCGACACCGGCAACCGCCGGCAGGTGCCGGATCAGCGGCTCGACTTTCGGGTTGATGAGCCGGGCCACTTCGGTCCCGAGCATCCCAGCCGTGATCCCGAAATCCCCGCCAACATGGTACGGGTTGACATGGGCCTGGAGGTACTTGTCGATGGTAGCGTCCGGGTGGTGGTGATCGACCACGATGAAGGGGATGTCGTAAACGCTTGCGATCTTGTAGGAGGGTTCGTCTTCCTCGGTCGAACCATTGTCGGTCAGGATCACGAGCGGGATCTTCTGGCCGTACCGGACATTGTCTTTCAAGGAGAAATCCAGGTCCCGGGTGATGTCTTCGATCTCGTAGAACGGAGCTTTTGACGGTGCCCGCTTGAAGAGGAAGTACTCGGCATCGAAATCCCCGCCTGATTCGCGGATCAGGGAGACTACGGCCTGCTCGATCGCTACCGCAGAGCAGATGCCGTCAGCATCAGCATGGTGGCGCAGGATGATCGGCTGGTTCGTGAAGATCGCTTTTCGTATGAGTTTTGCAACTTTCCTCATTTCCGGGCGAAGTCGTTCCAGGACATCGCTTTCAACCAGCAGGGGGATATCTTCCGGCTCTGCCCGGGCATCCAGGGCTTTCTCGATCCGAACCCTGACGGCACCGGCTTCCTCATCGGAAAGAACGGTCAGGGCATCGACCTCGATCTGGAGCTGGCCGTTGCGCATCATGACCTCGCCGATGATCTTGACAATGTTCCCGAGTTCGGCCTGGGGGTATGCCCGGACGCCGGCTTCCACGAATGCGGCAGCGTTCTGGCTGCCGGTTTCGTCAACAATCGTAAAGATGGTGGGGCCGCTGGTCTGCTTGACCTGGGCTATCTCTCCTTCAACTGCAACGGTCTTGCCGACTTTACCGGAGAGGTCACTGATCCTCACGGTCGTGGATTTGCGTTCCACGTTCTGGACCTGGTACACCTGGATCTGGACTTCTTCGAGATCGATGTTGCCGTTCGGGCGTATCTGCCGGACCCGGACAAGGACCGAATCCTTCTCCTTGTGTTCGCTTTTCATGTTGCTCTTGTGGACAAGTCCTTTGATCCGGTCGTTTATCTGGACAAACATGCCGAAGGTTGCAAACCCCTGGACTTTTCCCTGATATGTATTCCCTTCTTCGATATCCGCGAGATCGCAGCCGGCCCCGAGCCGGTATACGAGTACATCATCCGTTTTGGTATCTTGCATCTTTCTCTCACCACACACAGTCGTCTTTGGCATATTGTTGCGATATGGTATTGCATCGTCAACGCTACGCGGTTTTGGATTATATCCCTATGATCATGAATGGGTGTTGTGAGGTTTAATTTACTTGTTATGGAGCACCGGCAGTGCCAAAAAAAGATCAGTCCCTGAACGGAACTTCAACCATGTCGAGGTCATTTGGTACAAGGATCGGCCCGGCAAAGGTTTTCCGTGCATCATTCACATGTGCCTGGCAGTCCGTGTAACGCGAGCTCGTGTGGACGAGGACAAGCGTCCGTGCATTCAGGGCCGTTGCGGCTTCTCCGGCCTGGGCTGCCGTGGCATGGTAGAATTCTTTTGCCCGGGCTGTCTCGGACTCATCATAGGTTGCATCATGGATCAGGAGATCGGCATCGTGGGCGATATCCTTGATCGCGGTATGGATGGCCCGGGTATCCCCGGTATATACGATCTTCCTGCCGGGCCTTGTCTCCCCCATTACCTGCTCGGGCCGGATCTCGGCTGCCGTGTCCCCGGAACCAACCTTCACGGTCTCACCCCGCTGGAGCTTCCCGAAGAGCGGGCCCGGGGGCACCCCGAGTTCAATGGCCCGCTCCCGGTTGAATCTCCCGGGTCGGGGGTCTTCCTCCAGCACATACCCCAGAGCGGGAAGCCCGTGGCTGACGCCAAAAGCGGTGACCGTATAGCCATCGAACCTCGCCCAGGATCCA from uncultured Methanoregula sp. harbors:
- a CDS encoding OB-fold nucleic acid binding domain-containing protein; this encodes MQDTKTDDVLVYRLGAGCDLADIEEGNTYQGKVQGFATFGMFVQINDRIKGLVHKSNMKSEHKEKDSVLVRVRQIRPNGNIDLEEVQIQVYQVQNVERKSTTVRISDLSGKVGKTVAVEGEIAQVKQTSGPTIFTIVDETGSQNAAAFVEAGVRAYPQAELGNIVKIIGEVMMRNGQLQIEVDALTVLSDEEAGAVRVRIEKALDARAEPEDIPLLVESDVLERLRPEMRKVAKLIRKAIFTNQPIILRHHADADGICSAVAIEQAVVSLIRESGGDFDAEYFLFKRAPSKAPFYEIEDITRDLDFSLKDNVRYGQKIPLVILTDNGSTEEDEPSYKIASVYDIPFIVVDHHHPDATIDKYLQAHVNPYHVGGDFGITAGMLGTEVARLINPKVEPLIRHLPAVAGVGDRSEAPERALFLALVRDQYSEDACKDIALALDYEQFWLRFNDGREIVKDILNITGNTERHKKLVALLVDGANTMIEDQMSASMPHVVPRVLKNEANLFLLDVEIHAHKFTFPPPGKTSGEVHDRLCRQNAGKPVVTIGFGPDFAVLRSRGVLMNIPKMVRELRNEIPGGGISGGGHLVVGSIKFVEGMRDVVLEALIAKIADAQIQRTS
- the rnz gene encoding ribonuclease Z; its protein translation is MSGETLHIYFLGTAGALPTPTRNPPCIMIRRGSDTLLFDCGEGAQQQMMRSRCGFTINAIFVSHWHADHFLGIFGLVQTMSFNGRTEPLTIYGPEWVHEFVAILRQVARFNLKFPMESVALGHGSWARFDGYTVTAFGVSHGLPALGYVLEEDPRPGRFNRERAIELGVPPGPLFGKLQRGETVKVGSGDTAAEIRPEQVMGETRPGRKIVYTGDTRAIHTAIKDIAHDADLLIHDATYDESETARAKEFYHATAAQAGEAATALNARTLVLVHTSSRYTDCQAHVNDARKTFAGPILVPNDLDMVEVPFRD